From Paenibacillus sp. PK3_47, the proteins below share one genomic window:
- a CDS encoding cell wall-binding repeat-containing protein yields MKKLILLGSATLLLGAVLAGCQAGNTDKTSSTKAYSQTAVNMPWIGTKNTTRINSSDPVQAAVLVSRTLWTAETESNRPSSVVLTDAAHWQIAAASADLIHHPSNGPVLYFNKDGIPEATIDELTRLKPLGAESNEGVQVIIVGTAADGVEAQLKEMDLKVDKIEGNEPAAVAQAIDTYYAKVSGELPDSVIIGSMDSPEYTLPAVNWIAHMPEPLLYVSQNEIPAATAEALEARSGQASIYILGPGRVISEDVEQQLAAYGTVTRISGDNPYENSVAFAKYKDSSNGFGWGITAPGHNLSLLTTDSPLLAVAAAPFSHLGKHAPLIFTEQGGLPDAVMNYTMELQPKYKDSPAEGPYNHAWLTGDASTLSGGLQSEIDDMLEISPASGDNPHSGH; encoded by the coding sequence TTGAAGAAACTAATACTGCTTGGCTCAGCGACCCTGCTGCTGGGTGCCGTGCTGGCCGGCTGCCAGGCCGGAAATACGGATAAGACATCTTCGACCAAAGCGTACAGCCAGACGGCCGTAAATATGCCATGGATTGGAACGAAAAATACAACCCGGATTAACAGCTCTGATCCTGTACAAGCAGCGGTGCTCGTTTCCCGGACGCTCTGGACGGCTGAAACGGAAAGCAACAGGCCTTCTAGCGTCGTATTAACCGATGCTGCCCATTGGCAGATTGCAGCTGCCAGTGCGGATTTGATCCATCATCCGAGCAATGGACCGGTACTCTATTTTAATAAAGACGGAATTCCCGAAGCTACCATTGACGAGCTTACCCGCCTTAAACCGCTTGGCGCAGAGAGTAATGAAGGGGTTCAGGTTATTATAGTCGGAACGGCTGCGGACGGAGTAGAAGCTCAATTGAAGGAAATGGATTTAAAGGTTGATAAAATCGAGGGAAACGAACCGGCGGCAGTGGCGCAGGCGATCGATACCTATTATGCCAAAGTGTCAGGTGAGCTGCCGGACAGCGTTATTATCGGCTCCATGGACAGCCCTGAATATACGCTCCCCGCGGTTAACTGGATTGCACATATGCCGGAACCGCTCTTGTATGTAAGCCAAAACGAAATTCCGGCGGCAACGGCAGAAGCACTGGAGGCGCGCAGCGGTCAGGCTTCCATCTATATTCTGGGGCCTGGACGGGTAATATCGGAGGATGTAGAGCAGCAGCTGGCAGCCTATGGGACAGTAACACGAATCTCCGGAGACAATCCTTATGAGAACAGCGTAGCTTTTGCCAAGTATAAAGATTCTTCGAACGGTTTCGGGTGGGGCATTACAGCTCCGGGGCATAATCTCTCACTGCTCACCACAGATTCCCCGCTGCTGGCTGTTGCTGCAGCTCCATTTTCACATCTGGGCAAGCATGCTCCGCTAATATTTACGGAACAGGGAGGACTCCCGGATGCTGTAATGAATTATACAATGGAGCTTCAGCCCAAATATAAAGATTCTCCCGCCGAAGGACCCTACAACCATGCCTGGCTGACAGGGGATGCCTCCACTCTCTCCGGCGGACTGCAAAGTGAAATTGACGACATGCTCGAAATCTCGCCGGCCTCCGGTGATAATCCGCATTCGGGGCATTAA
- a CDS encoding HAD family hydrolase: MSTSLKNILFDLDGTLTDPKEGITKCIEYALNKFGIEVEHPDLLLPYIGPPLYDSFIQIQGMPAEQALLAVDYYRERYKTLGMFENSVIPGIPQLLEELQNQGYSLYVATSKPVVFAEEIIRHYKLEGYFKYVGGSNLDGTRSKKREVIQHVLDHNNLPAGEALMIGDREHDIIGAQGCGVTSIGVTFGYGSVEELNGAGADYIAYTVAEVGEIIGRIRSGTSSSLA, encoded by the coding sequence ATGAGCACTAGCTTAAAAAATATTTTATTTGATCTGGACGGGACGTTAACCGATCCCAAAGAGGGGATCACCAAATGCATAGAGTATGCGCTGAATAAATTCGGGATTGAAGTGGAGCATCCGGACCTGCTGCTGCCGTATATCGGACCGCCGTTATACGATTCTTTTATCCAAATTCAGGGGATGCCTGCGGAGCAGGCGCTGCTCGCTGTGGATTACTACCGTGAACGGTACAAGACGCTGGGTATGTTCGAAAACAGTGTGATTCCCGGAATCCCGCAGCTGCTGGAAGAACTGCAAAACCAGGGCTACAGCTTATATGTCGCCACGTCCAAACCGGTCGTTTTTGCCGAGGAAATTATCCGCCATTACAAGCTGGAAGGATATTTCAAGTATGTCGGGGGGAGTAATCTGGATGGAACCCGCTCCAAAAAACGCGAAGTCATTCAGCATGTGCTGGATCACAATAACCTTCCTGCGGGAGAGGCACTGATGATCGGCGACCGGGAGCATGATATTATCGGGGCGCAGGGCTGCGGGGTAACTTCAATCGGTGTGACTTTTGGTTATGGTTCTGTAGAGGAGCTGAACGGTGCAGGGGCGGATTACATCGCTTACACAGTGGCAGAGGTTGGAGAAATCATCGGACGGATCCGTTCGGGGACAAGCAGCAGTCTGGCGTAA
- a CDS encoding DUF6803 family protein: MNMTHYMSLLADNQPWNLILFMAIPVIFAETITVTEFIILFTKKLDGPLRAFNRICSILAGLYFTGVFLYLFPTAFVPLTINGEWHTWVDVVAVGFYLSGVLFLLPLALLDLGIIARRRSEESKLKLHFLLVSGFLVVAHIAMIFGMIDPSIIGGMAGMSH; encoded by the coding sequence ATGAATATGACGCACTACATGTCACTGCTGGCAGATAATCAGCCATGGAACCTGATACTTTTTATGGCGATACCTGTAATTTTTGCAGAGACGATTACCGTTACAGAGTTTATCATCCTGTTCACCAAGAAGCTGGACGGACCGCTTAGAGCCTTTAACCGCATCTGCAGTATACTGGCAGGTTTGTACTTTACCGGTGTATTTCTTTACCTGTTCCCGACAGCTTTTGTGCCGCTTACCATTAACGGCGAATGGCATACATGGGTCGACGTGGTAGCTGTAGGCTTTTACCTGAGCGGAGTGCTGTTCCTGCTCCCGCTGGCACTGCTTGATCTGGGGATAATCGCCCGCAGACGTTCCGAAGAGAGCAAGCTGAAGCTGCATTTTCTGCTGGTCAGCGGCTTCCTCGTCGTTGCCCACATCGCTATGATCTTCGGTATGATCGATCCGTCCATTATTGGCGGGATGGCTGGTATGAGTCACTGA
- a CDS encoding HAMP domain-containing sensor histidine kinase, with translation MIGFKLGLVIMAVFLFLLLLLGVVIERMFTGFYYQEMQQETEDLASHFTAMAQSGDTTSELMMSSFAEFSNVSIFNISLNNKVNFHSGVHDYADRSFVRKEDLQAIYAGHSINFLYTDPGGHRYFVAGQPIQRGQAVQSALYVMSSTNSMEQSLSTVRSILLLSGLGAVVIALGITWFIARTLSRPLLQMQTATRKIAAGDLETRLTIRSRDEIGHLAGAINDLAVDLQHYRDTRQEFLANISHELRTPITYLQGYAKVVRDGLYETDDEKKLYLEIINQEAHRIQHLVDDLFELAKMEEGKITLNRENVDLRQVVDQSVRRMELTVKDKGLNLTAAYEGRAYLLPGDRKRMEQIVMNLLENAVRYTDEGAVHIRLQYTGHSAVLVIQDTGIGIPEAELPHVLERFYRVEKSRSRQYGGTGLGLSIVNKLVELHGGTLSITSKLGEGTRCEVTFYREK, from the coding sequence ATGATCGGTTTTAAATTGGGTTTGGTCATTATGGCCGTATTTTTGTTTCTCCTGTTGCTGCTGGGGGTGGTCATCGAGCGGATGTTCACAGGGTTCTATTATCAGGAAATGCAGCAGGAGACGGAGGATCTGGCTTCGCATTTTACCGCCATGGCGCAGTCCGGGGATACTACGAGTGAGCTGATGATGTCCTCTTTTGCCGAATTCTCTAATGTGAGTATATTTAACATTTCTCTGAATAACAAGGTTAATTTCCACTCCGGTGTCCATGATTACGCTGACAGATCATTTGTCCGGAAAGAGGACCTGCAAGCGATTTATGCTGGCCATAGCATAAATTTTTTATACACTGATCCTGGGGGACACCGTTATTTTGTAGCCGGTCAGCCTATCCAAAGGGGGCAGGCGGTTCAATCTGCACTGTATGTAATGTCTTCCACAAATAGTATGGAGCAGTCCCTGTCTACTGTACGGAGTATCCTGCTGCTCTCAGGTTTGGGTGCTGTTGTGATTGCCCTTGGAATTACCTGGTTCATCGCCCGTACGCTGTCACGTCCGCTGCTTCAGATGCAGACAGCCACCCGTAAAATCGCCGCCGGCGATCTGGAGACAAGGCTTACGATCCGCAGCAGGGATGAGATCGGACATCTGGCCGGAGCCATCAATGATCTGGCGGTTGATCTGCAGCATTACCGGGATACCCGTCAGGAGTTTCTGGCGAATATTTCCCATGAACTGCGCACACCGATCACTTATCTGCAAGGGTATGCGAAGGTAGTCAGGGATGGATTATATGAGACGGACGATGAGAAGAAGCTGTATCTTGAGATTATCAATCAGGAGGCCCACCGCATTCAGCATCTCGTTGACGATTTGTTTGAATTGGCCAAAATGGAGGAAGGCAAAATTACACTCAACCGGGAGAATGTCGATCTTAGACAGGTCGTTGATCAGTCAGTCCGGAGGATGGAGCTTACTGTAAAAGATAAAGGTCTTAACCTGACTGCCGCCTATGAAGGCCGGGCCTATCTGCTGCCAGGAGACAGAAAGCGGATGGAGCAGATCGTAATGAACTTGCTGGAAAATGCAGTCCGCTACACTGACGAAGGAGCAGTCCACATTCGTCTGCAGTATACTGGACATTCTGCTGTACTGGTGATTCAAGATACCGGAATCGGAATTCCCGAAGCGGAGCTGCCCCATGTGCTGGAACGTTTTTACAGAGTGGAGAAATCACGTTCACGCCAGTACGGGGGGACAGGCTTAGGGTTGTCGATTGTGAACAAATTGGTGGAGCTGCACGGTGGTACTCTGTCGATTACAAGCAAGCTTGGGGAGGGGACGCGGTGTGAGGTGACTTTTTACCGAGAAAAATAG
- a CDS encoding response regulator transcription factor — protein sequence MPKLQVLIVDDEWNMRNLLRIYLTKEGFAAAEASTGREALNMISQHAYDVIILDVMMPDMDGWQVCRTVRETSQVPILMLTARSETRDKVHGLGAGADDYLTKPFEPEELLARIYALLRRSGMASSLKKSDEILNLSELRIDPEAREVRVMDQPADFTPKEFDLLVMLARGRQRVYTREELVELLWGVNYEGETRVIDTHIKNIREKLQKAGLPYQPVQTVWGLGYKFQVPGDVE from the coding sequence TTGCCGAAACTTCAGGTGCTGATTGTAGACGATGAATGGAATATGCGCAATCTGCTGCGCATTTATTTGACCAAAGAGGGGTTTGCAGCCGCCGAAGCCTCCACGGGCCGGGAAGCGCTGAACATGATCAGCCAGCATGCCTATGATGTAATTATCCTTGATGTAATGATGCCGGATATGGATGGATGGCAGGTATGCCGGACGGTCCGGGAGACAAGCCAGGTACCAATCCTGATGCTGACAGCCCGTTCAGAAACCAGGGATAAAGTGCATGGCCTGGGTGCCGGTGCGGATGATTATCTGACAAAGCCGTTTGAGCCGGAGGAGCTGCTGGCCAGAATTTATGCCCTGCTGCGGCGTTCGGGAATGGCTTCATCCTTAAAAAAGTCAGATGAAATTCTCAATCTATCTGAACTGCGGATTGATCCGGAAGCCCGTGAGGTGCGGGTCATGGATCAGCCTGCTGATTTTACACCGAAAGAATTTGATCTGCTCGTCATGCTTGCACGCGGGAGGCAGCGTGTCTATACCAGGGAGGAGCTGGTGGAACTGCTGTGGGGGGTAAATTATGAAGGCGAGACCCGGGTCATTGATACACATATCAAAAATATCCGGGAAAAACTGCAGAAAGCCGGACTTCCCTATCAACCGGTTCAGACAGTATGGGGGCTGGGATATAAATTTCAGGTGCCGGGTGACGTGGAGTGA